GGGTGAAAATCCTGGAGCTGCTCCGCCCTGTTTAAGTAACAGGCGAAGTTTGTCTCTATGCAGGGAGCTAACGGTGAACTCTAAAGCAGGAAAACAAATAGGTAATTCTTTTATAAATTTGTAAAATCCTAGAAACTAATTGTCTTACCTGCGATGCGATCATTTTTAGTGGGTACAGGGACAGGGAATTGGGATGTtgtattttcttctctccAGCTGGCAAAGTATTGCTTAAAGATCGTGGGTTCTCCGCCGTCCACGACGCGGTTAACCTGAAGTCACTTTGtttcaaataaattctttGATTTCTAATTGGCAGATTTTTCACCTTAGTCCAAATTGGATAACCCTTTTCGGTCAAGAACCTTTGAGCCACGTTCATCGCTTCAAGTTTCTCAGCTTTAGTACACCCTCGGCCGATCCAAACAAAGAGTCCCGATCCTCCAGTATCGAGAATAAAGCAATCCTattagagaagaaaaaattttctcgATAAAACAATTCTTCTTTATCATTTAGGAGTTACAGTGCGAAAATGTGGATGCAATTTTGCGTAAAGCAGAACTTTACCGAATTTTTGCTTTCATCGTTCTTCCGGAATCAAACACTAAATTGTTGGCGTGTTAATGAAAGCAAAAAGCGTaaccaaaaaaatcaaacggtTAATGCGTTTTGTGTGAGAAGCAAATTTCATGTAAAGTGAAAGTGTAAGTAGACAAGGCAAAAAATTATATTCAACAAATAATATGAGAAAAGTGATTGATAGCTAACCTCTCTTTTCAACATAGATTGCTGCAATGTTTTTTGCTTAATTTCTTCAATCACTAGTTGACCGCTAGCATCGCTCACGCGGAACAATATCGCCGACGACTAGAATATTAAACAAGGATTACAAGGGATTTGCCTTGTGTATAAATACTAATTGAATGCCtgcctgttgttgctgttcaaATAAGATATCATCGTCCTCGTTAGACCCTTCCGGAACATCCATCGGCGAACCACTACCTAACTCTTTGAAAAACGTGGAAATATCACCCGCGCCACTGAATTCATCTGCATTAGACAATTATGGTTATTAAAAATTGTGATTTTGAGTCTGTACACAAAGGCAACGGACCGAGAATAACAATCCTGGCTTTGCCAGCATGGTCCTGGTCACGGACTTGATTGGCAGCTTGAACAGCTTTCAAGCGTTCTAtctttttgctgccattgcccATATACACGTAAACGACCTTTCCAGCGTCCAAAACGAAGCAGTCGCCTTTGTTCATGGAGGACACATCAAGGGGAACCTGCAGGAATTTCGATTCATTTCCTGTTTGAATATTCAACTGATACTGTCAGTGCAAAATTTACCTGCCGGATGCGAACGTTTCGCTTGCCTTTAACGTGCAAAAGTTTCTTCTCCACTTGATCGGGATCAACGTGCTTAAAACCGCTGGTAACTCCGCCGTCAAGGTATCGTACACCTTCATCGTGATATTTTAGCGAATTATTACATTTTACAGTactttaaaaggaaaaagatcaGCAGTCAGTTACCTCCAGGGAAATTTGCCAGAAACATCGACGATTCATATTCTTGAACTTCGCGATATTGAACAGGAACTCCACCAAGATGGTCGTCTAACTCAACAGCGAAGATTGCCGCTGCACCCATTTCATCCTATATTCAATCACATTTTAACGCTTCAGTTGAAACGATCAGACAGTGACAGATCGAGATGATATTGCTAACGCTGAAAGAGGTTTGTTGTTATAAATGAAACCGATTATCTTTCTATCAAAGGGAACCAGTGGCAGATTCCATGGATTTTCGAAAACAAACCTGAGAAGTGTCTTTCCCGAGCCAAAAGTGAATGTCACGTTTCAGTTTGTTACCGGACAGGCGGGtctataaaaataataaacattaATATTATTTCCCTGCAAACGGTGTGCTTCCAAAAATACTCACACTCAGAACAATGTAAGAATCTCCACTGTAGAATTTCCCATACGACTTTTTGTCGTATGGAACTGGTGCGAAATTCTGTAAAGACATGTGGATCGAAATAAGAAATTTCAACATATACTTGTCACGTTGATCACCAAATGTATATAACATTGATCTAATAAGTATTTCCATTTCGAAAGGAACGTGACTACGCTTTTTAGATACGTCGGCCAAGTCGAGCGCTTAAGTATTGCCAACGAATTTGGTAATGTAGAATTGACTTGGGAACAGTTTTGCCTTagaagaatctttttttgagCTACTATAAGTTAGTTGGTTagaataataagaaaaatgcgGTTGGTGCAATActtcaacttttttaaaatcaccTTTGTGGTTTATGATCGACATTTTCCGAGAGGGAAAATGTATACATCGCCTTGGCTGATTTTTTGTGACTTCATCGATGTAATGTGTTTTTTAGCAACGTAATTTCGCTGAAATGCTTCAAAAGTAGTTTATTTGCTCCAGTTTATCTGGTCGGGTACTTCCAGCATGAGTCAACAACTGTCTGAAAATTATTCAGACGATGCAGAAATATCAATGGCGTTTATGCTTCACGGCCAAAACTTGCATCATCCTGATACCGTGCTCTAAAACATTCAGTTGGGAATGAAGAAATCGGATGCATCGTGTGGTGATTCTTTACCAATTGATGTTCCTTCTCCTGCCAGGGACTACGTGACAAAGAACTTACAGCTACTTACCTGCGACCATGTACAGGAAGAAACCGTTCGTTCGATAGTAGTGTcatcggaaaaaaataacCTCCTGCGAGGTGGGGTTTTGCTTAATGTTAACCAAGTTATCGTTTGGTACTCCCAGTTGCCAGTTTCTAAAACAGCCGTATAATCGTTAGTGAATGTAACAGCTTGACGACAACGGCATTGCGTCCTTGTTTCGAAAAACATGCATCAGTTGTGCATGAAGCCCTATTCGCAAAGCGTGCGAGGGTTAAACAATTCTACCACTGCCTCAAGGTGTGCCAGACTTGCGCTCAATGTACCGTAACCTTTACACCTGTGTGCTCAACAGCCCTTGTTTCCTATGGAAACAGAATCGCTGCggattatttttgaattcataAAATCAAGTTTGTGCGAATATTATAGGAtaaagtttgaaaataatagcAGTAGCATTCCGATAATTTAGCAGGAGAATCGTTTAAATGACAATGAACATTTTTCCATTGGTACATTTTCTCGCAACCGGCACACAAAGATAGGCACgtacatttttcaaaagaattttggaAACCTGGATCTGATAATGCAAAGGCGTGATATGCAAGCACCGCAAATTTTACGAATTTCCATGTCAACAATCGATGTCcctgttttgttatttgtttaatgtaaaaatttctttgaagTCAAGGATTGTTTTGCTATTCTTACCTCAATCCGCCAAATTTCCAGGCCAGGTTGTTTACCCACATCAGCACCAAATGATGATTCCGGCATTTTAAATGCGTTTAATAGAGTAGTTTTAAATTGCTTGAACGTTAACGTTGCCGAAAGCTAATAAATCGTGTTCGAATGGGACCTGCCTCGATAGAAACTGAAAAGCGTTAAGTGGTAACGACGTACGTAAGCCACGCAGGTGCCAAATTAGGAATGAGCGAATTCAAGTACGGAATGAGATATGAGCTAAGGTTTCTAACTGAATGCCACCTGCTGAGGATGAAAAGCTAAAAAGCTTATCACCTTCGAGAGGTCAAGATTTTACCACTTCGTCCACATTCCGAACAAACTAAGCAAACATATACGATAATATACTAAcagaaaaatcataaaaataatgCTGACATTGTTATCTTGTTGCCGTAGCGATGGCTTAGCGATAATTCCCCGGGTTTGGACTTTTTGATAGTGCGATAAGGCACTGCCCCTTTAAAAATTCCAGCAGTTGGGGAGACATATAGGAAAgagttttaaaatttgaaattgaaccTCTCGTCTTAGAAACAGAACAATATAGTGCTTAAAAATGACGACTGTCAAACCTCcgcaaaaaattgttttattcctGGTCGCTTGATAAGATTGATAAGAGATATTGCAACGTAAGTATAAAAATGTTCTGTCCCGACCACTGCCAGCAAACAAGGTTTGGTAATTTTTTCATAACATATGtgaataaataatgaatatTGCTTTTCTTATTAACAGCGGAACCTTTAGTTGCAACTATACTCCACCTCCAACTGTTGGTTCCGGAGCAATGAGTCCGGTCATGCATACTTTTACGGAGAATTGTTATCCTGACGATGCCAGTAATCAAAGAGTAGTAATTTTTTTAGGTTACCTGTATCATTACTGaaaattgcttttgtttgttaacAATGGACCCTGCATACACATAACCAATGGTTTACCACCATTACCTCTACAGAACTGTATGAAAAGATAAGACAATTTTGGTAGGTGGTTTAACGCAGTGCATTTTCAGACTACAGCCAAAGTGTGATACACACAAACAACattcatacacacacacacacacgtcatTCACAATAAGAATTTTGACTAGCTCATTCATACCAAAGGTACACACATTTGCACATACACATTCATACAGACATGCACACAATTTTGGGAATGCACGCTTCTACTAATTTAGGGTAATCAAAGGGGAAATTCATATCCTTAAACGTTTCCCACCAGGAAGAGTACCTGGAACATCTTCTTCCCGTTTGCGCTTGGTCTTCAAATCATTTGGCCTTTCTTCGGATGGTAACTGGCGCATCAAGTCTTTGGAATTTCTATCCTTGGATCGTTTCTCGACAGGGAGAGTTGCCGGGCCATCCTCTGTCCTCTTACGCTTAGCCGCTAGTTTGGCCGGTACCACCGGACGGTCGACAGGTAcctgtgaaagaaaaggagctTTAGTCTTAAGCAAATTTTTGTCGTTACTTAGGTTTTGCGCAGCCTTGGCCTCAGCCAATAGTCTTTGGTGAGTCCGCTTCCGCTTAGACTCCaactcgtttttctcttccagTGATTGTATTCTTGACACACGAACGGGTGGCTTAGGAACTATTTCTCCGCGTCTTTCCGCCACAGTTTGAAAATGTGGTCTATGGTTGTACAGCTTACACCTAGCCAACAAACTATCAAGCAATTTCCCAGGTGGTAACTGGAGCTTAGGATCAGGTTCTGGTTTCGGCAGCACAGGTATCCATATCCCTTGCAGCCGATTTAAATCAACCGACACTGCAAGACACGGTCGAAAGGTTGCCATTTTCTTGGTAGCTTGTGAATAGGTAATTTAGAATGTGAGTTTGAGTATGGGAAGTAGGAGAGGTCTGCCTAGCTATTGGTTAAATAGTTCAGCAATTAAACTTTGCTACTTTTCAAATTCAGATAGACGATTGTAGGTAATGCATTCCGCATGGCGCGCAGGCCACACGCGACTGTTCATCCTTGAGAAGGCCAATAAGCCCTTGCCCGTGCAGTCTGTACACCATCCGGCGactttaatttaaatttgctCATAGTCCGCCTTGGCTCGGCTCTCCCGCCACTCGCTTCCCCGTCAATGGGGGGTGGGATGGCCTGCGTGAGCAAGCAGGCCACCATTTGGGCAATTTACACTCAAGAACGCATTGCAGACCAGGCAAAGCCTGGGTTGGGCATGCTGCAGCCAGTCTCACCTGAAGCGCACAGGTTCGTCTTGAGACTAGCCCCAtgccgcagcattaatgctgcagcctaggcccataccttggggaaaaaaaatagttttttaataatttatcATGGGAATTTAGTCTATTTAAAAAGTACGGCTAATACTTCCCGTAAGATGGGCGGCAATCGCGCTTCTTCCCGCTTGATGTCTTCGGAAATCGCCACCGAAGCACTAGATGGCGGTATCGGCGGCAATCGTGCTTCTTCCCGCTTGATGTCTTCGGATATCGCCGCTACGGCACTAGATGGGGGTATCGGCGGCAACCGTGCTTCTTCCCGCTTGATGTCTTCGACTATCGCCGTCACAGCACTAGATGGGGGTATCGGCGACTTCGGTCCTCCTAATATAGTAAAAGCAGTCGTGTAGTTACGATAACATCTTGGAAACTCCGTTTTTTGGCCACCAGGTGGCACCCTTCTAGTGAACTACATATTTGTCTGCTATTGTTTTCTGCTCATTTTCAATACATTATCAAGTATATTTTAGTTGCTTCAGTTATTGTAAATAATAAGTAGAAAGCGAATTAGCATAAGGCAACAAGCTTGCGATCTGTTAGTCTGTTAATGAAAGAAGTGAAATCGAAATTGTTTAACGAAAGAGTACCAATTTCATCCAAGGTAGACAGACCCGGTAGCTCTTGTTGAAACGTTAATGAAAAGCCATaattataatattttaatttgatCGGGTTGTAGGCAACTAACTAACTGTGAACTGGTTGCAACTGAAAATGGTATCTGGAACCAGTTCGATACGATTACAGGAAACATAATTTCCATGGACCTTTCTGTCAGGGTAGGTTGGGCAATTTGCAGAATCTGCCAATGCATACAGCAAATATAATAGAAAGCTGGATGTGGTTAATTAATCGTTTGTTATCCAATActaataatttgttttattggcaGGACATAGCATGAACATTTatcattgtttttaattaaaacagCTTATGTGGCCCACGTCGAAAAATGGTTTTCTGTGCTGCTTCCTAGTTCCtagaaacaaattttaccTCTATAACAATGGAGGCCCACTTATCACTGTTCACGTAGAAAACGAATATGGTACGTGCGTATCTATTCATTTACCTTTCCAGAATTATATAACATAGTTTTACGGGTAGCAGGTGTGTAGTCTCTGTCGGCATGCGACAGAGACTACTCTTCTTACTGTATTTAGTGTTGTGCTCTTCTTTACTGACAGAGATGGAGATGGTTATCTCCAGTGTGAAAAAATGCCTGGAGTTTATGCAACTGTAGATTTTGGTGCTAGTATGTTTTGACGTACTGATTAGTTTTCCATTGTCCACGCTATTGATTTCTATATATTATTCAAAGGCGGAAATGCAGGAGAAGCTTTTAAGTCACAACGTCATTTTGAAGTTAGTACCCCTAGATTGAATTTTGAGTTCTACGCAGAATGGTTAGATTTGTGAGAGAATTCAGTCGAAATTTTACGATCAAGATGTCGCTAAAACGCTGGACGATATGCTTGCGCTGAATGCATCATTTTCAATGTCCATGTCTCACGGAGGAACTTCGTTTGGACTTACCTCAGGTATAGATAAATTTATGCACTTTCATAAATTCGAGAATCTTAATGGGCGTTTACTAAAGGTGCATTGCCACCCAATACTTACAAACCTTGCATCACGTCGTATGACTGTAATGCCCCGTTAAACGAAGCAGGAGAtccaaaggaaaaatattttagcaAAGGGATGTAATCTCCAAGGTGCTTTCGAAAACTAACCGTGCAAAATGTGATTGAAACTAACTGTTTCCTGTTTATTACAGTACTTTCCTTTACCGTATTTTCCGTCTCCTGTTCCGATTCCCAAGGCAGCCTATGGATTTGTCCATTTGCATTACGTAACAAATCTGTGGGATTTATTGACAACTCCAACCGCCGGTCCTTTTGTGCATTCTGTTTGTCCGTTTACGTTTGAAGCTTTAGGACAAACTAACGGCTACGTTTTATACTACACAAAGTTGCACGGCCATTTTTCTGATCCAGCTCTTTTGGAAATGAAGGGCTTAGCCGATCGGGCTTATATCTATATTGACATGgtaaagacaaaataaaaatgtgtttttattttcatttttccttttagttaTTGTTCAGGATGTCGGAATTTGTCGCATTGTTATCTCGAAGCGGATCGCTCTTTTCAATTCCAGTCCTAGCCGCTGACAACCAGAAACATTGCATGTTGGAAGAAAATTAAGGAAGAATTGCCTACGGCTGCGGAATAAAAGATTCCAAGGTTAGAGTCTTCCTTTGTCTTCCGTGAATAAATGACAGATTCTTAATATCAACATCGgtcattttgaaaagagacTAACAAGCCAAGTGACAATAATGGCCAAATCGTGGTGGGCTGGACTCAtcaccctttttcttttaacgaggCGACCAGATTGGATTGGCTGAACAAGCATGAAAAAAAGGCTTTCTGAGCCAAAGAAAGGTTGCCTTTGTTCAGGGAATCGTTTGCTGTTCGACATAGCGAACCCGACATAGCTGATACTTATTCGTAATTTATTAGGATGGCACAATGCTGGTTGAAATGGGCTGgtaggtttaaaaaaaacttcttttaaAACACTTAAAAATCTATAGGGCGTCGCATCGTGAACGGCGTTATCTTGATCGTTACTGGCCTGTCCAAGGCCCCTAAGTAACTTTCTATGCTCCAAAATACTTTCTACGAGCTTGACGTCGAAGAATCGTCTGATTATCCTAGAACAGGATCGCCCACCTTGTAATGAAAATGCTCTAGACTGCATAGTCGAATTTGTCTCAAATCCAGTTTTAGATGGCGACACGCCCGCCAAGAAAAGCTCTATCAAGCTTTTTAAGAAGCgcgtttaaaaagaaaacactttcGTCGGTCAAAGTCATTGCCGAAGTTAACGTTCCGTTTTGGGCATTTACTAGTTCAACCAGAAATTCATTGCTGCCCTGGATTGGCAAAGCCTAAGGTTTGTTATACTAAAAGAACATGCAAACGATAATTTattatgtaaacaaaaatttgtttattaaagaaaatgaaaaaacataACACTATAACATTCTTGGGTCGTGCTGTTCCGGGATTTATCCCATATTGTAAACATTTAATGATGTTTAAACGTGAAAAATGCAATGTACAGTTGGAAATTTCACTGCCATATGCCTGGTTGTTTTCAAACCGGTTTTTAATTTTCGACGAATAATACTGATTGAAGTAGGAGATCCAGGAAATCCAATCAAGTTTGacctttggaaaaaaaaaacaaaaaataaattaattaattaataaaaaaaaaagtggataaCGCCACTCGGTAGGTTATGATTTACGGTCGTGATTACCCATGTTCGAGTCCCATTAAACGATACAATCTTCTCCTTGTTACCTTATGCATTTTCCTTGTCCCAGCTTCTTTTAAATGGCCAGCAATGATTTTATCGCGattcatcccttttttttctctttttcatttcgtttttttttttttgtagaaatattttttgagcAGGtgtttgattcaaaagaagaaggcggAAAGAATAGAAAGACCCTGAGGACACAATGTTATGACTTTCCCTTGGAATGTTTATCCAAAACCCGCTCCAGAAAGACATAAGATAGAAACGGTGTTGACCTTGTCGAAAGTTTCTCCCTCCACCGAACGTATCCATTAAGCCCCTCCGCCCTGTTCACTGGAAACCGACAgggagcctttttttttttaaatttatttattttaagtTTATCTTTGCCTACAAAATGAAAGGATTTGAAAAGTTCTTTTTACTGAATCGTTAACGGTCAAGATGTCAGCATGATTTGAGATGCATTGGTGCAACAAAGCCAACaaatcctaaaaaaaaaagagatgactAATAACAAAAAGAGGTAATGACCAAATTTCATGAGAATGCGTTACATTGTGCTCTATTCTTTATAGGAAACCGAGCCTTACGCAATAACATTTGGGGCCTAAACCAACAATGAATGGGACGCGACAGGTGGCGCATATCTTCTTACGTACCAACAACTGAAGACCTTCCGTCGCAGaataaccaaacaaaacaacacgcGTAATAACCACAGTATTTTTATTCACGAGATTCTGGTACTAAACGGTCTTATCTTTGCAAAAGGAATCCCTTTCGAGTTGAATCATTCAATGCGAAAGTACAGCCAACATCGCTCTCTCCCGCAGGGCTCTCTGTatgcgagtttttttttcttttctctcgcaCCTGACTGTCCGTTGCTGCCTTCAAGAACCTTGCTCAAGCCAACCGACTTCTACCTACGTGCAGTCAGTCAGTCGGTGCCGCTGCAACGCTCCAGTCGCATTCTTACGGACCGCGCTGCGCAGGTGTCTTTTGGAGTggcccccctctctctctctctctctcttcttgcTTCATTGTCGTTGAAACATCTACTTCTCTTGACTGGATTCAAGACAACGGATGACATAACGCAATAATTAAGGATTATTTTTCGCCGTTCGAAACAGGTGAGATGATTTCAATTCGATTTGTCTTGTATATTCGATTAGATAAGACATTCCTTTGTGCGTGCGGGAAAGAAATTCTTGGCCCAGGCACAACGCACTAGACGAGTGAGGTATTCACTTTCTATTCTTCCTAAAGCGGATGAATCAAGCTCGTTCTTCTTTCACCTCTTTGGTgcgattcaaaaaaaaaaaaaaaaagtaggagaCAGAAACAGCAGGCAACACTTTCtctcttccaattttttttttttttttacgtgtggTTCTCTTCGCAACGAATTTTATTGGCCggagagagcaaaaaaaagaaaaggaaacgattGAGGTGAAGGTTTGGGTTGTATCCAGCAGAGCAACTTTCCCCGggtattactttttttttggggttcgcctgtgtgtgtgtctgtgtgtacaGAGATTTGAACGCTCCAACTTGTTGGCACCATCGTGATAACCAAATGGCAAAGTTAGAACCTTCTTTTCATGCTCTGCTAAAACTATTTTTCTAATGCTTCGATCGTTAAGTTATTAAACTCAGGAGAAATGAGAAAAgtgatgcattttttttttgttttatggaCGGCCAGTAAGAGCCTTACGGGCCTACGGGGAAATTGCCTGGAAGGGCGGAAGCCATCTTCCCTATCTTTCTTTTATGTGGTCCCcccaacttattttttttttatttgtcttcctttttcatGTACTCGGTGTGTTAAGCGTCCAGTTACGTGAAGCGACGCCTCAGGCAGtgttaaataatattttatccCCCAAGCCGCACGCTTGCTCCCGATTCCCCaccattgaaaaagaaaaaaaaacccgcatTATCTCATGCTGATTGCCTTTCGAAATTTGAGAACGAATAATTGCTGCTCTGTAAAATCTCCATAGACTCTTTATCAAAGGCTAAAGGTGTTGTGATTCTTTGACAGGTTGATGTCATAGTGGTGTGTCACCAGCAAATGAAAAGgttcctttgttttctttctttttccttctttacctTGAGGCTTATGATGTTTGTTGTGCGTGAGAGGTGCGGCTGTTGCGTCTAGCTCCAAccggatgatgatgataacTCTTGGCTCGACTGTTGAAGGACAGGGCGGGGCATCGGTGATGACGCCTACGCCAAGTCGCGAAAATTTAGGGCGGAGGTGATgacagtgttttttttttcgtgttcgcTATGATACGTCATTGTTAATTGAGTGAATTTTTGCAGTGTCAGCCGCATTGCTCATATCTCAAGTATGGCTTTAAAAGGATCAAGGTATTTTTATGTCGACATTTCACTTCTGGATTTTTCGATTAAAGTCTGACCGTCCGACATTGAgtgattttggtttttctgcaaaacaagaagaaagaaaagcgaaaGGAACTTGATGCGACCATTTTTAGTGGGTACAGGGACAGGGAATTGGGATATtgtattttcttctctccAGCTGGCAAAGTATTGCTTAAAGATCGTGGGTTCTCCGCCGTCCACGACGCGGTTAACCTGAAGTCACTTTGtttcaaataaattctttGATTTCTAATTGGCAGATTTTTCACCTTAGTCCAAATTGGATAACCCTTTTCGGTCAAGAACCTTTGAGCCACGTTCATCGCTTCAAGTTTCTCAGCTTTAGTACACCCTCGGCCGATCCAAACAAAGAGTCCCGATCCTCCAGTATCGAGAATAAAGCAATCCTattagagaagaaaaaattttctcgATAAAACAATTCTTCTTTATCATTTAGGAGTTACTGTGCGAAAATGTGGATGCAATTTTGCATAAAACAGAACTTTACCGAATTTTCGCTTTCATCGTTCTTCCGAAATCAAACACTAAATTGTTGGCGTGTTAATGAAAGCAAAAAGCGTAACCAAAAAAATCAGGCGGTTAATGCGTTTCGCGTGAGAAGCTAATTTCATGTGAAGTGAAAGTGTAAGTAGACAAGGCAAAAAATTATATTCAACACATAATATGGGAAAAGTGACTGATAACTAACCTCTCTTTTCAACATAGATTACTGCAATGGTTTTTGCTTAATTTCCTCAATCACTAGTTGACCGCTAGCATCGCTCACGCGGAACAATATCGCTGACGACTAGAATATTAAACAAGGATTACGAGGGATTTGCCTCGGTGTATCAATACTAATTGAATGCCtgcctgttgttgctgttcaaATAAGATATCATCATCCTCGTTAGACCCTTCCGGACCATCCATCGGCGAACCACTACCTAACTGTTTGAAAAACGTGGTAATATCACCCGCGCTACTAAATTCATCTGCATTAGACAAATATGGTTATTAAAATTGTGATTTTGAATCTGTACGCAAAGGCAACGGACCGAGAATAACAATCCTGGCTTTGCCAGCATGGTCCTGGTCACGGACTTGATTGGCAGCTTGAATAGCCTTCAAGCGTTCTACctttttgctgccattgcccATGTACACGTAAACGACCTTTCCAGCGTCCAAAACGAAGCAGTCACCTTTGTTCATTGAGGACACATCAAGGGGAACCTGCAGGAATTTCGATTCATTTCCTGTTTGAATATTCAACGGATACTGCCAGTGCAAAGTTTACCTGTCGGACGCGAACGTTTCGTTTGCCTTTCACTTGCAA
This genomic stretch from Daphnia carinata strain CSIRO-1 chromosome 4, CSIRO_AGI_Dcar_HiC_V3, whole genome shotgun sequence harbors:
- the LOC130695101 gene encoding gelsolin, cytoplasmic-like, yielding MPESSFGADVGKQPGLEIWRIENFAPVPYDKKSYGKFYSGDSYIVLSTRLSGNKLKRDIHFWLGKDTSQDEMGAAAIFAVELDDHLGGVPVQYREVQEYESSMFLANFPGGVRYLDGGVTSGFKHVDPDQVEKKLLHVKGKRNVRIRQVPLDVSSMNKGDCFVLDAGKVVYVYMGNGSKKIERLKAVQAANQVRDQDHAGKARIVILDEFSGAGDISTFFKELGSGSPMDVPEGSNEDDDILFEQQQQSSAILFRVSDASGQLVIEEIKQKTLQQSMLKRENDESKNSDCFILDTGGSGLFVWIGRGCTKAEKLEAMNVAQRFLTEKGYPIWTKVNRVVDGGEPTIFKQYFASWREENTTSQFPVPVPTKNDRIAEFTVSSLHRDKLRLLLKQGGAAPGFSPDDGSGQKEIYRVENFELVPVDPSAHGMFFGGDSYVIKYTSNIGAKIRYIIYFWQGNDSSLDEKAASAIHAMRLDNELAGKAVQVRLTQGNEPRHFIKMFKGKMIIFTGGQASAFRNVHDYDSYDVDGTRLFHVRGYGADDMRAVQVAETASSLNSDDVFVLETPSKTYLWNGVASSDDEKSLGVEVANLVSPGRELVPVNEGEESQEFWDALGGKGPYTTVQPDPPPVLKARLFHCILNIAGRLRVEEVRPFKQEDLVDDDVMVLDSGHEIYVWIGLHSTDEERAAGFKLAQEYLKTEPSQRSVDSTLIFIIHQSQEPESFTDVFPTWNRNMWKVQ
- the LOC130695261 gene encoding LOW QUALITY PROTEIN: actin depolymerising venom protein gelsolin 1-like (The sequence of the model RefSeq protein was modified relative to this genomic sequence to represent the inferred CDS: substituted 1 base at 1 genomic stop codon); the protein is MPESSFGADVGKQPGLEIWRIKNFAPVPYDKKSYGKFYSGDSYIVLSTRLSGNKLKRDIHFWLGKDTSQMYDEMGAAAIFAVELDDHLGGVPVQHREVHEYESSMFLANFPGGVRYLDGGVTSGFKHVDPDQVEKKLLQVKGKRNVRVRQVPLDVSSMNKGDCFVLDAGKVVYVYMGNGSKKVERLKAIQAANQVRDQDHAGKARIVILDEFSSAGDITTFFKQLGSGSPMDGPEGSNEDDDILFEQQQQAGIQLSSAILFRVSDASGQLVIEEIKQKPLQXSMLKREDCFILDTGGSGLFVWIGRGCTKAEKLEAMNVAQRFLTEKGYPIWTKVNRVVDGGEPTIFKQYFASWREENTISQFPVPVPTKNGRIKFLSLFFLLVLQKNQNHSMSDGQTLIEKSRSEMST